In Haliaeetus albicilla chromosome 14, bHalAlb1.1, whole genome shotgun sequence, one genomic interval encodes:
- the CD36 gene encoding platelet glycoprotein 4: MVCNRNCGLLTGAVIGAVLAIFGGVLIPVGDHLIGKAIKKEAVIANGTIAFENWRVPGSSVYRQFWVFHVQNPSEVLDQGARPKLEQRGPYTYRVRYLPKENITENSDGTISYMLPNIARFEPDMSVGTENDTITCLNLAVVAAPSLYTNTFIQLLLNTWIKASKSSMLQNRTVKELLWGYKDPFLSKVPFPLDPVLGVFYPYNGTFDGLYKVYTGKEDIKKTAIIESYKNKSNLAYWEGHCDLVNGTDGASFPPFVKKDQILRFFSSDICRSIYGVFQSKQDVKGISLYRFAVPREAFASPAEVRDNYCFCRDEVISKNCTIAGVLDISTCKAGRPVFISLPHFLHASDSVLHDVEGLSPNEKEHETFLDVEPITGFTLQFAKRLQVNLLVKPTPKIEALSKVQKPYIFPLLWLNESAVIGDAKAEMFRNKVTGRVQMLSVLQMVLIITGSVLFLAFMGSYFICRSKKLK; this comes from the exons ATGGTCTGTAACAGAAACTGTGGGCTCCTCACCGGGGCTGTCATCGGTGCTGTGTTGGCTATCTTTGGAGGAGTTCTGATACCAGTTGGAGATCACCTGATAggcaaagcaataaaaaag GAAGCTGTCATTGCAAATGGTAccattgcttttgaaaattggCGTGTGCCAGGAAGTTCAGTTTACAGGCAATTTTGGGTTTTCCATGTGCAAAATCCCTCAGAAGTATTAGACCAAGGAGCACGTCCAAAACTTGAACAAAGAGGACCTTACACATACAG gGTGCGATATTTACCCAAAGAAAATATCACGGAAAACTCTGATGGCACAATATCCTACATGTTGCCTAACATTGCTCGTTTTGAACCTGATATGTCTGTTGGGACAGAAAATGATACCATCACGTGCCTCAACCTTGCTGTTGTT GCTGCACCTTCCTTGTATACAAATACTTTTATACAACTACTACTGAACACCTGGATTAAAGCTTCTAAGTCATCCATGCTGCAGAACAGAACAGTGAAAGAGTTACTGTGGGGATACAAAGATCCCTTCTTAAGTAAGGTCCCCTTCCCCTTGGACCCAGTTCTGGGAGTCTTCTACCCG TATAATGGGACATTCGACGGACTTTACAAAGTCTATACTGGGaaagaagatattaaaaaaacagccaTAATTGAAAGCTATAAAAACAAAAG caatcttGCATACTGGGAAGGCCACTGCGATTTGGTTAATGGCACAG ATGGGGCATCGTTCCCACCATTTGTTAAGAAGGATCAGATACTGCGCTTCTTCTCCTCTGACATTTGCAG ATCAATCTATGGAGTTTTCCAGAGCAAGCAGGACGTGAAAGGAATCTCACTCTATCGTTTCGCAGTTCCTCGTGAAGCATTTGCATCACCTGCTGAAGTCAGAGATAATTATTGCTTCTGTAGAGATGAAGTCATATCAAAGAACTGCACAATAGCTGGAGTCCTAGACATTAGCACCTGCAAAGCAG gaAGACCAGTATTTATCTCTCTTCCGCATTTTCTTCATGCAAGTGATTCTGTATTGCATGATGTTGAAGGCCTGAGCCCAAATGAGAAGGAGCACGAGACGTTTCTAGATGTAGAGCCT aTCACTGGTTTTACACTACAGTTTGCGAAAAGGCTGCAAGTAAACCTCCTTGTGAAGCCTACACCAAAAATTGA agCTTTATCAAAAGTTCAAAAACcttatatttttcctcttctttggcTAAATGAG TCTGCTGTTATTGGGGATGCGAAAGCAGAAATGTTCAGAAATAAAGTCACTGGTCGGGTCCAGATGCTGAGTGTGCTGCAGATGGTGTTAATCATCACAGGTTCTGTGCTGTTCCTTGCATTCATGGGTTCCTATTTCATCTGCAGAtccaagaaattaaaataa